The proteins below are encoded in one region of Methanomicrobia archaeon:
- the xseB gene encoding exodeoxyribonuclease VII small subunit: MEEGAGEEELSFEAALKRLEEIVETLGEGNLSLEESLKMFQEGMELCKVCNTKLDEAEYKVEKLMEKEGGEIGVEGFEVKE; the protein is encoded by the coding sequence ATGGAAGAAGGAGCAGGAGAGGAAGAGTTATCGTTTGAAGCCGCGCTGAAGCGGTTAGAGGAGATCGTGGAGACGCTGGGTGAAGGCAATCTCTCGCTGGAAGAGTCACTGAAGATGTTTCAGGAGGGCATGGAGCTCTGTAAGGTCTGCAACACGAAGTTAGACGAGGCGGAATACAAAGTGGAGAAGCTGATGGAGAAGGAAGGCGGCGAAATCGGCGTTGAGGGATTCGAAGTAAAAGAGTAA